The Helicoverpa armigera isolate CAAS_96S chromosome 25, ASM3070526v1, whole genome shotgun sequence genome has a window encoding:
- the LOC110374945 gene encoding uncharacterized protein LOC110374945: MLAAKVFVLLLTTIIAKHHHSNKNVLDQRENFFGNVYITTHTIMDNLFESIGLSRNFSKESSTRLLLTMHYDLSNIMDKNFDTFDEIKNTVRVGIIKNYTEDKIKLDYVVTQVLNENDYNVYKKLKGTHNHTKGVRNKKKRKIPEFEFLAKNNNFTVQNFNKSAKFVRNTVAPHKNLKVWNPPAAMNLENSNSSNTRRIYKGVESNISNFPFVASIHIMGDFACAGCVIHRDLVITSASCLQIAYQNDFFHNNLKAIYVRLGSDHTTRGGETIPVKVLHFHPMYDPQYLLHNLALLRLEQRMAWRGQQKRIRRILWDKIGENSLNNSKGVVILGWGATNTDSIVQTHPKLAVDKVDILNNDDCMNAYSEKFVTEYNFCAGFKNKRGGACNGDVGGPAIVGTTLVGVVSFGAPVCGSIAAPTVFTKVSFYAPWIDSILKKENLTFNSNQNTRRGAEGVIMYINISNSEPNYNKRDSYIRFRNDDNYPEEVTQLKNALMDLVRTDTKVVDEVIYGDLYDEFSKLFRSKEQAKDIINVEDQRPVDKNTILRLYNKAVPEESITPIVTTTSKTTTTFKSYDIRNMNSESSSSSESEMIHDNTNEYTDNYEGSSNERGLSIEIPIQPLRLKKTKQIVVENTQTNDESSDNLDEDSNISRDIEKTKKPKDRARPKLGHGSKHIPFSGTYFYKDYSTHPSKTSKSKHHPKEERKTSHKNFAIHHHGKSLATRPYFVDSETYPTPHKSRSSKRHKAKANVHKMLMYITK; this comes from the exons atgcTGGCTGCTAAAGTATTTGTTCTTCTTCTAACGACAATTATTGCTAAACATCATCATAGCAATAAAAACGTTTTAGATCAAAGAGAAAACTTCTTCGGTAACGTTTATATAACCACTCACACAATCAtggataatttatttgaatCCATTGGTCTATCGAGGAATTTTTCAAAAGAATCTAGCACCAGACTGCTGCTAACAATGCATTATGATCTCAGTAACATAATGGATAAAAACTTTGATacttttgatgaaataaaaaatacagtcagAGTTGGTATTATCAAGAACTATACAgaagacaaaattaaattagattatGTCGTAACTcaagttttaaatgaaaatgattacAACGTGTACAAAAAATTGAAAGGAACTCATAACCATACTAAGGGTGTCAGGAATAAGAAAAAGCGGAAGATTCCAGAATTTGAATTTctcgcaaaaaataataattttacagtacaaaattttaataaatcagcTAAGTTTGTCAGAAATACAGTCGCACCTCACAAGAACTTGAAAGTCTGGA ATCCACCTGCAGCTATGAATTTAGAAAACTCTAACAGTTCGAACACTAGAAGGATCTACAAAGGCGTCGAGTCTAACATCAGCAACTTCCCATTCGTCGCCAGTATTCACATCATGGGTGACTTCGCGTGTGCTGGCTGCGTCATCCACAGAGATCTGGTCATCACCTCCGCTTCGTGTTTACAAAT AGCATACCAGAACGATTTCTTCCACAATAATTTGAAAGCGATCTACGTGAGACTCGGCAGTGACCACACCACCCGAGGTGGAGAGACAATTCCAGTCAAAGTCTTACATTTCCACCCTATGTATGATCCGCAATACTTGCTGCATAACCTGGCATTGCTTAGACTAGAGCAGAGGATGGCATGGAGAGGACAGCAGAAAAGGATCAGACGAATCTTGTGGGACAAGATTGGAGAAAATTCGCTGAATAACAGCAAAGGAGTTGTTATTCTAGGGTGGGGTGCTACTAAT ACAGACTCGATTGTGCAAACGCACCCGAAGCTTGCTGTAGATAAGGTTGACATTCTCAACAATGATGATTGTATGAACGCCTATTCtga GAAATTCGTCACTGAATACAACTTTTGCGCtggtttcaaaaataaacgcGGAGGAGCTTGCAAt GGAGACGTCGGAGGTCCTGCGATAGTTGGAACAACTCTGGTGGGTGTGGTGAGCTTCGGCGCGCCTGTCTGCGGGAGTATTGCTGCACCAACTGTCTTCACCAAAGTTAGCTTTTATGCGCCTTGGATCGACAGCATCCTG aaaaaagaaaatttaacttttaacaGCAATCAGAACACTCGCAGAGGAGCCGAAGGTGTGATCATGTACATTAATATATCGAACAGTGAGCCCAACTATAACAAAAGAGACTCTTATATACGATTCCGTAACGATGACAACTACCCAGAGGAAGTTACACAACTAAAAAACGCACTAATGGATTTAGTTAGAACTGACACTAAAGTCGTCGATGAAGTTATATACGGAGACCTTTACGATGAATTTAGTAAGTTATTCAGGAGCAAAGAACAGGCAAAAGATATCATAAACGTAGAAGATCAAAGACCGGTagataaaaacacaattttaagaCTTTATAACAAGGCTGTTCCTGAAGAATCCATAACACCGATAGTAACCACTACTTCTAAAACCACAACAACATTCAAATCATACGATATCAGAAATATGAATAGCGAATCCTCTAGCAGTTCAGAAAGTGAAATGATACATGATAATACAAATGAATACACAGACAATTACGAAGGGTCTAGTAACGAACGCGGATTAAGTATAGAGATTCCTATACAACCCTTACGTttaaaaaagacaaaacaaattGTAGTCGAAAATACACAGACGAATGATGAATCTAGTGACAATTTGGACGAAGATAGCAATATCTCTAGAGACATAGAGAAAACGAAAAAACCTAAAGATAGAGCGAGACCCAAGTTAGGGCATGGGTCGAAACATATTCCCTTCTCTGGGACTTATTTTTACAAAGATTATTC
- the LOC110374946 gene encoding uncharacterized protein LOC110374946 isoform X1 — protein MKFTTIIVFLISAVVARHSYRTFLKSLLKSKGNLYTKVDNDVQNVMNNLFELLNLTAGFVTRARIKSLLTMHYDLKSAAEKNYDVHDIMVAAAKPNISESSSANAIRLFEVVEKILDDTLNYSSRFRVHKKLRKRPKHKTSKIVNITLTDATNALKNLSKPVFADRKKLRKRKKHKTRKAANFTSIETMNALHKISEPVFADSKEFQQFIHDFVRKVDNISENDFVKSPTPKDVEDIVDVPNVELWQPPAVLELDLVNDSDSRRIFKGERTRILSYPFVVSVHLMGTFVCAGSLLTKNLVITAASCLQLLHNNRFYRENPRGLFVRVGSDYSSVGGEKIYIMEVFFHDAYDPKTLNHNLVLLRLFKDLNFRKKQKRIKRISYERSTSNLASNIEKVIIVGWGSRKRSNKVNPLQKMLVAQLSVYAVNECAEIYSKKFVTHNHFCAGFISSGEGACNKDVGGPGIVGGVLVGVVSFGPTLCGALDSPTVFTKLGYYAPWIDGIIETTTVSVDVRTTLYHLSTVPRPLIYNQLVTRNLITPIYSRSRLADKEHGPVLDELKWTDDPNFQDIWYEDFTEDIMGMFNTTTTKLNPMQHPLVNKSLYPVHEINTRKTVSKYVTIPLTTSSTELPLPPQFTEPGPTTIPPSRTPQSTTEGHITDIITGMPDETFEHIDTDEITTALVLPLRGANDSYEDSYTVAENWTEATPHQHKHKKFFATTKHSYYYLYDQ, from the exons aTGAAATTTACAACAATCATCGTCTTTCTGATTTCTGCGGTGGTAGCTAGACATAGTTATAGGACATTCCTTAAGAGTTTATTGAAATCTAAGGGTAACTTATACACGAAAGTAGACAACGACGTTCAAAATGTAATGAATAATCTTTTTGAGTTACTGAATTTGACGGCTGGATTTGTCACAAGAGCAAGAATCAAATCGTTATTAACAATGCATTATGATTTAAAAAGTGCAGCTGAGAAGAATTACGATGTGCACGATATAATGGTAGCAGCCGCCAAGCCAAATATATCCGAAAGCAGCAGTGCAAACGCAATACGATTGTTTGAAGTTGTAGAGAAAATATTAGATGATACCCTTAATTATTCTTCTAGATTCAGAGTGCACAAAAAATTACGTAAGCGCCcaaaacataaaacaagcaAAATTGTGAACATCACTTTGACAGATGCAACGAACGCTCTAAAAAATCTATCCAAGCCCGTATTTGCCGACAGAAAAAAGCTACGTAAGCGCAAGAAACATAAAACAAGAAAAGCAGCAAACTTCACTTCTATAGAAACAATGAACGCTCTTCATAAAATATCCGAGCCCGTATTTGCCGACAGCAAAGAGTTTCAACAATTCATTCATGACTTTGTAAGAAAAGTCGATAATATAAGCGAGAATGATTTCGTTAAATCCCCAACACCAAAAGATGTGGAAGACATTGTTGATGTTCCAAATGTTGAATTGTGGC AACCGCCGGCAGTCCTAGAACTGGATCTCGTAAATGATTCCGATAGCCGGAGGATTTTCAAGGGGGAGAGGACCAGAATATTGAGCTACCCATTCGTCGTGAGCGTCCATCTTATGGGTACCTTTGTATGTGCTGGATCTCTTCTGACCAAGAATTTAGTCATCACTGCAGCTTCTTGCTTGCAATT aCTTCACAACAACAGATTCTATAGAGAGAACCCCCGAGGTCTGTTCGTACGTGTCGGCAGTGACTACTCCTCCGTTGGCGGAGAGAAGATATACATCATGGAAGTGTTCTTCCACGATGCCTATGATCCAAAGACTTTGAACCACAACCTTGTGCTTCTCCGGTTATTCAAGGATCTCAACTTCAGAAAGAAACAGAAGAGAATCAAGAGGATAAGTTATGAAAGGTCGACCTCAAATCTAGCCTCCAACATTGAGAAAGTTATTATAGTCGGTTGGGGTAGTAGGAAG CGATCCAATAAAGTTAATCCGTTGCAAAAGATGCTGGTGGCACAATTAAGTGTATATGCAGTTAATGAATGTGCTGAAATTTACTCTAA GAAATTCGTCACACACAATCATTTCTGCGCCGGTTTCATATCGTCTGGAGAGGGAGCGTGCAAC AAAGACGTGGGCGGGCCAGGAATCGTTGGTGGTGTACTAGTTGGCGTGGTCAGCTTCGGTCCTACTCTCTGCGGGGCCTTGGACTCTCCCACAGTGTTCACCAAACTCGGCTACTACGCCCCGTGGATCGACGGCATTATTGAGACG ACGACTGTAAGTGTAGATGTGCGGACTACGTTGTACCATTTGAGCACAGTACCAAGACCCCTGATTTACAACCAACTAGTGACAAGAAACCTGATCACTCCGATATATAGTCGAAGCAGACTGGCTGATAAGGAACATGGGCCAGTACTCGATGAACTAAAATGGACTGACGACCCCAATTTCCAAGATATATGGTATGAAGATTTTACTGAAGATATAATGGGTATGTTCAATACAACTACAACCAAGTTAAATCCTATGCAACATCCACTGGTGAATAAGAGTTTGTATCCGGTACACGAGATTAACACGCGTAAAACGGTGTCAAAATACGTGACCATTCCCTTGACGACATCGTCCACTGAGTTACCACTTCCACCGCAGTTCACGGAGCCCGGGCCCACCACCATACCACCGTCCCGCACGCCGCAATCCACCACAGAGGGTCACATTACTGACATAATAACTGGGATGCCAGATGAGACCTTCGAACATATAGACACCGATGAGATTACAACAGCACTTGTGCTTCCGCTAAGAGGTGCCAATGATTCGTATGAGGACAGTTACACTGTGGCAGAGAATTGGACTGAAGCCACTCCTCACCAgcataaacacaaaaaatttTTTGCTACCACAAAGCATAGTTATTATTACTTGTATGACCAATAA
- the LOC110374946 gene encoding serine protease filzig isoform X2, which translates to MKFTTIIVFLISAVVARHSYRTFLKSLLKSKGNLYTKVDNDVQNVMNNLFELLNLTAGFVTRARIKSLLTMHYDLKSAAEKNYDVHDIMVAAAKPNISESSSANAIRLFEVVEKILDDTLNYSSRFRVHKKLRKRPKHKTSKIVNITLTDATNALKNLSKPVFADRKKLRKRKKHKTRKAANFTSIETMNALHKISEPVFADSKEFQQFIHDFVRKVDNISENDFVKSPTPKDVEDIVDVPNVELWQPPAVLELDLVNDSDSRRIFKGERTRILSYPFVVSVHLMGTFVCAGSLLTKNLVITAASCLQLLHNNRFYRENPRGLFVRVGSDYSSVGGEKIYIMEVFFHDAYDPKTLNHNLVLLRLFKDLNFRKKQKRIKRISYERSTSNLASNIEKVIIVGWGSRKRSNKVNPLQKMLVAQLSVYAVNECAEIYSKKFVTHNHFCAGFISSGEGACNKDVGGPGIVGGVLVGVVSFGPTLCGALDSPTVFTKLGYYAPWIDGIIETTTVSVDVRTTLYHLSTVPRPLIYNQLVTRNLITPIYSRSRLADKEHGPVLDELKWTDDPNFQDIWYEDFTEDIMVHGARAHHHTTVPHAAIHHRGSHY; encoded by the exons aTGAAATTTACAACAATCATCGTCTTTCTGATTTCTGCGGTGGTAGCTAGACATAGTTATAGGACATTCCTTAAGAGTTTATTGAAATCTAAGGGTAACTTATACACGAAAGTAGACAACGACGTTCAAAATGTAATGAATAATCTTTTTGAGTTACTGAATTTGACGGCTGGATTTGTCACAAGAGCAAGAATCAAATCGTTATTAACAATGCATTATGATTTAAAAAGTGCAGCTGAGAAGAATTACGATGTGCACGATATAATGGTAGCAGCCGCCAAGCCAAATATATCCGAAAGCAGCAGTGCAAACGCAATACGATTGTTTGAAGTTGTAGAGAAAATATTAGATGATACCCTTAATTATTCTTCTAGATTCAGAGTGCACAAAAAATTACGTAAGCGCCcaaaacataaaacaagcaAAATTGTGAACATCACTTTGACAGATGCAACGAACGCTCTAAAAAATCTATCCAAGCCCGTATTTGCCGACAGAAAAAAGCTACGTAAGCGCAAGAAACATAAAACAAGAAAAGCAGCAAACTTCACTTCTATAGAAACAATGAACGCTCTTCATAAAATATCCGAGCCCGTATTTGCCGACAGCAAAGAGTTTCAACAATTCATTCATGACTTTGTAAGAAAAGTCGATAATATAAGCGAGAATGATTTCGTTAAATCCCCAACACCAAAAGATGTGGAAGACATTGTTGATGTTCCAAATGTTGAATTGTGGC AACCGCCGGCAGTCCTAGAACTGGATCTCGTAAATGATTCCGATAGCCGGAGGATTTTCAAGGGGGAGAGGACCAGAATATTGAGCTACCCATTCGTCGTGAGCGTCCATCTTATGGGTACCTTTGTATGTGCTGGATCTCTTCTGACCAAGAATTTAGTCATCACTGCAGCTTCTTGCTTGCAATT aCTTCACAACAACAGATTCTATAGAGAGAACCCCCGAGGTCTGTTCGTACGTGTCGGCAGTGACTACTCCTCCGTTGGCGGAGAGAAGATATACATCATGGAAGTGTTCTTCCACGATGCCTATGATCCAAAGACTTTGAACCACAACCTTGTGCTTCTCCGGTTATTCAAGGATCTCAACTTCAGAAAGAAACAGAAGAGAATCAAGAGGATAAGTTATGAAAGGTCGACCTCAAATCTAGCCTCCAACATTGAGAAAGTTATTATAGTCGGTTGGGGTAGTAGGAAG CGATCCAATAAAGTTAATCCGTTGCAAAAGATGCTGGTGGCACAATTAAGTGTATATGCAGTTAATGAATGTGCTGAAATTTACTCTAA GAAATTCGTCACACACAATCATTTCTGCGCCGGTTTCATATCGTCTGGAGAGGGAGCGTGCAAC AAAGACGTGGGCGGGCCAGGAATCGTTGGTGGTGTACTAGTTGGCGTGGTCAGCTTCGGTCCTACTCTCTGCGGGGCCTTGGACTCTCCCACAGTGTTCACCAAACTCGGCTACTACGCCCCGTGGATCGACGGCATTATTGAGACG ACGACTGTAAGTGTAGATGTGCGGACTACGTTGTACCATTTGAGCACAGTACCAAGACCCCTGATTTACAACCAACTAGTGACAAGAAACCTGATCACTCCGATATATAGTCGAAGCAGACTGGCTGATAAGGAACATGGGCCAGTACTCGATGAACTAAAATGGACTGACGACCCCAATTTCCAAGATATATGGTATGAAGATTTTACTGAAGATATAATGG TTCACGGAGCCCGGGCCCACCACCATACCACCGTCCCGCACGCCGCAATCCACCACAGAGGGTCACATTACTGA